Proteins from a genomic interval of Gossypium hirsutum isolate 1008001.06 chromosome A09, Gossypium_hirsutum_v2.1, whole genome shotgun sequence:
- the LOC107889008 gene encoding uncharacterized protein has translation MAGFTARISWSHRNLTYGYQEFKFPDQPDSSSSDIEFGFLEDGDDGFFFGSCNGSADEVRGNEMEDLGFGDDDDNDDDEGKEKDGIGVENDGDYWESQHQLLEGALRRTSSLESRIRNAAKEALNDVRRLGIVCGCGKSMMESCRVCVMREVCCRLQNAGFNTAVCRSKWRSSANIPSGEHTFLDVIEESRKGEVRVIVELNLRAEFEIARASDDYNRLVQRLPQIYVGKVERLNNVIKILCLAAKKCMKEKKMHMGPWRKHSYMQAKWRRFCERNTSTETPSAPVGCSVRSSKPRASLLTVDLLGTTLSNVRCTAV, from the exons atggcTGGATTTACAGCAAGAATTTCATGGAGTCACCGAAACTTAACGTACGGTTACCAAGAATTCAAGTTTCCTGACCAACCGGACTCTAGTTCGTCGGACATTGAATTCGGGTTTCTCGAAGACGGCGACGATGGGTTCTTCTTCGGAAGCTGTAACGGCAGCGCGGATGAGGTCCGGGGCAATGAAATGGAAGATTTAGGGtttggtgatgatgatgataatgatgatgatgaagggaaagaaaaagatgggATCGGCGTTGAAAACGACGGTGATTACTGGGAAAGCCAGCACCAGCTTTTGGAAGGTGCGTTGCGTAGGACGAGTTCTTTAGAATCGAGGATTAGGAATGCCGCAAAAGAGGCTTTGAATGATGTACGGAGACTCGGAATTGTTTGTGGTTGTGGGAAATCCATGATGGAAAGCTGTAGGGTTTGTGTTATGAGAGAAGTGTGTTGTCGTCTCCAAAACGCTGGTTTCAACACCGCCGTTTGCCGCTCTAAATGGCGGAGCTCTGCCAACATCCCGTCAg GGGAGCACACGTTTTTGGATGTGATAGAGGAATCAAGAAAAGGGGAAGTAAGGGTAATCGTAGAATTAAATTTGAGAGCAGAGTTCGAGATAGCGAGAGCCAGCGACGATTACAATCGGTTGGTCCAAAGATTACCCCAAATTTACGTGGGAAAAGTGGAGAGATTGAATAACGTGATTAAAATCTTGTGTTTGGCTGCCAAGAAATGcatgaaggaaaagaaaatgcATATGGGACCATGGAGGAAACACAGTTACATGCAAGCTAAGTGGCGTAGATTTTGTGAACGGAATACGTCGACAGAAACTCCGTCGGCTCCTGTGGGATGTTCGGTCAGGTCGTCGAAGCCAAGGGCGTCGTTGTTGACGGTGGATTTGTTGGGAACAACGTTATCCAATGTGCGTTGTACAGCTGTTTAA